From Aegilops tauschii subsp. strangulata cultivar AL8/78 chromosome 5, Aet v6.0, whole genome shotgun sequence:
TCGGCCGGTCGACTGCCGATCTGGTAGCTCGTCCGGCGAGTTGGGGTGGGGTGGCGGCCCTCCCTCCCTGCTCAGGGCTCTTCTGTGGCGCAGCAGCAGCAGTGGGTTGCTGGATCTGGCCTGTTTCGGCCGTGTTCGGCTCGTCGGCGTCTGGCCGGCGACGAGGATTGTGGTGGCTCCTGCTTGGTCATGGCGCGATGGCTTCGTGGGAGGTGTGCGGGTCAGCGGAGGTGCTATGCGTGGgggtgtgggtgtgggtgtgggTGTTGCTCCGGGCGAAAGCTTGCCGCGCTCTTGCTGGCCGACAGCGTCGGCGTCTGTGGACGTCGTTTCACCTTCTTGGAGGCGCCGTCGTGGAGTCCACCCCTCACGCACCCTTGGATCCAGTTCTTCGGGCGAAAGCCTAAGACCCAGTCGGGTCGGGCGACGGCGTCGGCATCATCGCTTCCCTCTTTGGGGCGTCGCCTGGAAGAACTTTGGATCCCGTTTGCACGCTCCATGGGTTGGTCGTGGTGGTGCGGCCTGCTCAGGACCGAGGGTGGTGTGTTCTTCTTCAGGTGTTTCTCTTCGGCTGTCCTACGTGTGGTCTCCGGCCTGCTCTATGCATGCTCATGCCCCTGCTCTGTTGAGGTGAGCCTCGGGCTCTTGGTCTCGTCTTGGTTCACCTTTGCTTAATGACGACGCAATGACGCCTCCCCGACTTGCTAATCGTCTTGAACTTCCGTGGCGGAGCGCTCAGTCAAGGTTCGTGTTAAGCTTTGGCACTCGTTGATTGTGGATGCTCCTCCGTTGTGCTGTGGGGTTCGATACGCACGCCGGTGCGATGCGTTAGGCTGTTTGTAGAGTCTTGGTATTGTGATCCCTCGACGCACCCCTCATCTACCTGGTCCTGTGAGTATGCTAGCTAGGTCTTGCCTTATGTTGGGCGTCCTGTTCCTCTCCTTTTCTTGTAACACTCGTTACTTGTCTGGTTTTCGGCTCGGTTTTCCTTATAAACGGGGTCAATTTGTTAAGGTTTTCGATCCGGTTTTCCTTAGAAACTGGATCACTCTCCTGGCATTATGGCCAATTTGAGCAATATATTCAGGTGGAGGGACTCCTCCCCCGGTGATTCTAAAAAAAAACATTCCCATGAAAACCACTAATAAACTTCTCTTTAATAAACAAAGGCGAATTCGGGTGTTTGATTGGCCCACTTGTCAGGCGCCAAGTGGTCGCGACATTCCACCTTTCACCTCACTCAACCTCTTATTTTTTTCACAACCCCACTTAAGCTCCTAATCACTATAGTTACCTACCCTCAATAATCCCCTACATATACTTTACTTAACCCAAGTAGACTATAGCATAGCACGCGTGACCATGACATGGCCTGCCTGCCTGGTGAGCCGTTGGGGGTGGGTACAAAAAAGATTCAAATTTTGAACACGGGCCGTGGTAAAAACAACAAACAGACATACTACAATAATCCTGACGCAGAGAGGCGATAACGATCTGGATCCCCATCCCGGACCCGGAGCCGGGCTCCCTTTTCAAtttccttccccccccccccccccccccccccctctccttctactcccctccccctcccccgtcTTCCTCGTGCAGCACGGCAGCAGGACAGGACAGCATTGATGGCCGCCACGGCCGCGGCCGCCCCCCGCCCCCTCAGCCCCTCGCCGGCCCTGGCGTGACGCCCCCCCACCTCCGCGGTGCCGCCCGCCCGAGCTCGTCCGCGGAAAGGAACGAGGAGGAGAAAGATCGCTGCTCCGGGTGGCTCCTTCCCCGGCGGGCCACGATTCGATCCGGGCCGGTCCGCGACCGCGATTTGGCCCCGGCTGCGGGCTGCTGCTCCGGTGAGTCCCGCGCCGTTGACCCCGTGCCGCGCGCGGAAGGGCGGATCTTCGCCGGCGGCTGGTTCCCCGGGGGGTTTCTTCCGGCGCTCGATTCGCAGGTATGGGTGTTACCTGCATTCTCAGTGTATCTGCGTTGGGTTGCCTGGCGCCCTGCTGTGGGCTAGAGTCTCCCTTCCCTGTGTCCGGGTCAAATTCCAGATAAAGATCGGATTTTGGGGGATGATTGGTCCGTCGCTGGCCCTCTGTCGATTACCTACTTTTAGCTGCGTCTTGGTGAAATGTGATTGCTTTTATTCGATTCTCTTGTGCTTGAGTAGTTGAGTCAGTGTGACATCTTGATTTGCAGGTTTTGGACAGTGAGGAGGGATGGATGTGGAGAAAGCTGCCTCCAAGGGGCATGGCTTCTTCGGCCTGTTTGATTGgggcaagagcaagaagtccaagCGGCGGCTCTTCACCGGAGGCGGGGGATATTCACCGTCGCAGGGTAAGCAAATGTTTTCTAGGAATCAAGTGGTAACTGTAAACTTGATTCATTTTCACAAATAGAAACAGGGGCTGGGCTGCTGAGCTCACACACTTACCCTGTCCTTGTAGGTAATTCCGTAGATGGGAAGGAAGTTGACGGCAGCATGCCGAGTACGCCGTCCAACTCGGTGCGTGTTCGGGTGCATCATCTTTTTGTTACCATCTCTGTTTGCTGCTTACTGTCATTCTGATGAGTCAAACTGTGCATATTGGCAGATCCTCGAAGATGGGATGAGTATGAAGGAAAGCAGCGAGCATAGCTGTTCATCCTCTGTAATCGACGACGAAGCTTGTGCGAGGAGGGGACCCACTGTCGTGGCGAGGCTTATGGGTTTGGATTCCATGCCCGCGGCAAGCTCATCTGGACCCTACCCGGCCCCTTTTACCGGGCAACATACCTTCCAAGCTATTGCCCATGATGAGTTGATTGGCAGAAGCTATGTTGGCCTTTCTAGCCCCCATAAGATGCCGAGTAGTCCTATTGACCGGTTTAGAATGGAAGCCCTGCCTCCGAGGTTTGCCAAAAGGACACTTTCAGTTGCACAGCATAAGTTGTTCTCCCCAGTGAAGAATCCTAATCATGTATCAAGCAGAAATGCTGCTGATATCATGGAGGCGGCATCTAGGATTATTGGGCCTGGAGCTGAGAATATTAGCTCTTACAGAGTCCGTGATGCTGGGTACTCAAATGATGTGCGTGCCTTCAGCCCAACAGAGATTGTAAGGGTCCAGCAAATGTCCCAAGCGGCAAGAAGGCGTGATGGCTCTGCATCTTCTAAGCCACCGAGTGGAAGATCGTTGGATGGAAGTTTGGTAACTTCAGAGACATCCTCTTCTGCCAGGTTCTCACAGTCAAATGGTGGTGCTCCAGTTGCTCCAAGGGTCAAGGCTGTCAGTCGACCATCGTCAGATTTTAGAGCTACAAATGGCCAAGGGAGAGAAGGTGTAAGCAGAAGCAGTAGGAAACCCCCAACTCGTACGGATCCTGTACATAACATGGTTGAGAGAAACGGGTCCAGTCAACAAAGACAAAAGATCAGTAGCAGAGTGGGCATGGCAAGTTCTTCCAACGTGCTTGTGCAAAATAACACAAAGCAGAATGCCATGGGTGTTGAGCGCAAGCTGAATCCCAAGTCAGCAACACACAGTCAACAACAAAGGAACATGCACCCACCAAATGCTGCTCCCAGAAAGGCTGGTGTCACAAGCACCCGCTCTGAAAACAGTATGAAAGGCAACAGAAAGGGGGAACTGCAGCCAACCAACTATGCAAACAGAAGACCAAACTCTACAGCCAAAACAATCCCCAAGCCGAGAAGATTACCAGATGAGGGGATGCGCTCAAAGAAAAACCAGCCAAGTGATAAAGTTCTCACTGAAAGAAGCCCAAGGCGTGTTCGGCACAATATTGTGATAGAGGAGCAATCATCTTTCACCACAAACAAAAAGAAAATCAGCACTGAGATTGTTTCGTTCACATTTACCTCACCAGTTGACAAATCATTACATGGTTCTCAGTTTCCCCATTCAGTGGAAAAACGGTCGATAGAGAACTGGAACTCCTTGTCAACTTCAAGCAATACATCAAACACTGAATCAGATACCATAGATGGTGATTATTTGAGACTTCTTCTTGAGCAGAAGTTGAGAGAATTGACTTCTGGGGTGAGATCACCCTATTCTAAGCCAGCCAATGGTGTTCGAATATACGCCCCCTCACCAGGTTTGGATGATACAGCATCAGCCTGTGACACATCCAGCATTGCATCTACTGATTATGATAGGGACTCCATACAGTCTTCAAAGGATGGAAAAGACAAATTCCCCCGGACAGATCTTGTATTAAAAGATGATCAGGTATGTCATTTGATATACCACTCTTCCTATTTTACCTATTTCTTGCCAACTACATGTCCTATGCATGGTACCATTTTCCTTGTGAGCATTGGCTATGATAAAACATGCTGGCAAGAAAACAAATGATTATGTTACATATTTAGGCATGGTAGGTTTGCTCCATATAGCTATGGTACATTCTAGAGCAAGGATTACTGGATATGGTTAGTTTATCTTGCACTCCTGTTCCAAGATTGGGAAAACCTGAATGTTCAGTAGTTGATCGTACAACATAAAGAGCGACAATCTGTGTTGCCCTTTAGAAGAGTAATATACTGAtattggggggttgtacatgatcAGCTTTGAGCAAAGATAGAAACACTGAATTGATCTCATTGATCATACAGGTAGGAAGGGAATTTAGCTTTGGTATACTGCATTGACAATTGATAGTTTGAACACTTGACCTTCTCATCTTTGCGAAACTGCGAAAATTGGGAACTAACTGTGCCATCAATACAGCGCTGAGCCTGGATTTATGTACATGTTCAATCACAAGTTAAGAACTGGTTTATGTGCTAACATTACTTTCTCTTTATGGCCAGTCATCTCAATCTGTGAAGTATGATAATGGTTTCATTGATCAAGTGGAGTTAGAGCATCTTCACCTAAGCCCCCATTCTACATGGGAAGCTTCTCTTTCAACAGAAACCTGCAGCTCTGCAGAGAGCCGAACAAATGCAAATGGTGAGTGAGTATACAGTTGCTTTGTTGTTGCAATAGCACTAGCCACAGATCTTTCCCAAAACCTTCAATATTTCTCCCTTTTTCAGAATCAAGGTTATTTAGTTCAACAGAAGGAGCAGCAACATCTGGTTCGACACACTATGGTAGGGTCCTAGAAGTGGAGGCTTTATCAGAATATTCTGATACAGCCTCATCAATCACAGCGACTTTAGCCGAAACAACACATCCATCAGAAAGCAGCAGCTCATGTCGTATGGAGATAAAGTTCTTAAGAGAAATACTGAATGCTATTTCTGTCAGAGATAATGCTTGCTCTTACTTCGAGCGATTTGATAGCTCAAATATCCTGGATCCACATCTGTTTGAAGAACTAAATGGCAATTTTAGGCTGCCAGTGGGTGAAGAAGAGGGAAAATCTTTCGGAATGATTCGGAGGCTGCTCTTTGACTGTGTGAATGAAGTATTAAGCGTGAAATGCACATACTACTTCAATGCTGGTTACAGCTCATGGTTTACGGGGATGGCAGTTCTGCAGAAGCTCTCGCCGGAAGAAATCTACCAAGAGATGACCAGTCTGAAGGTTGCCGAGGAGTGGATGGTGGATGAACTCGTGTACAAAGAAATGAGTGGCCCTCTCGGGAGCTGGGTCGACTTCAAGACGGAGTCACATGAAGCTGCAAAAGACATAACAGCAGAGTTGCTAGAATCCTTGATCGATGAAATGGTTGCTGACCTTCTATATTGGTAGTTTGGTCATGCAATTATTGTGCATTTTGTTTGTCGAGAACTACAACAGGGGCCCTAACCTGCCCACCATTTGATGATAGATCAGCGGCTGTCAGAGCCATTGTCTACCTTTTTTGGGGACCGTTTCGGTTGTCATGATGCAGAAAATAGCGAGGCAttgtaattttttttctttccttACTATGGCCCATTGTTAATGAAAATAGCTGGTACTGTATGTTGTACAATGTGGCATTTTAGCTGTATGAATGGTGGTCTGTTCTTTGCAAACTATACCGCTGGTAATTATTTGTCGTCTGAGAAGATAGCACAAACTATTTACCCTCTCTTTTCAGCTGTGTTTATCTCGTGTTGTTGATGGAGGTAACTGGTATTGCATTGTTGCACCAATGTGACATTTTGTAGCTGTATGGATGGTGCCTGTTCTTACAAACCAGTCTCTCTCTTGTGTGCTGTATTTATCATGATCTGAAGAAACACATATTTGGTCGTCCTGGCAGCAATAAAGTAGTGAAAACTGGTGTATAGTCTTGCATTTGTCTACGATTTATTCTCTTGCAGTTGTAAAATCTGTGTCTACTTTGTTTCCCCTACAATAACTTGGCCGAATCTGATTCTGTTTTTGAGAAATGGGTGAATCTGACCAAATATATTGTATTTTACACTGGCTCATGTTATTGCTAATGGCTGGGGCACTGTAAGGTTCACAAGATCTTTTCTGTAAGTAAAAACTTGGATTATTGTGTTGAGAAATCGTCGCATCCCGAAGTGAAGAGAAAAACGATAACGTGGTTTCTTACAAAATTTTTGTGCGGACCGTAGTTAGTGTTCTTGCCAAAAGGCAAAAACCTGAAAGAAACCATGTCAATCTATGATTGTTATCTACTGAATGAGGCTCACTTCCGTTTTTCTTTTCGTTGTTTTGTATATATTCCAGCATTAGAGTCAACAGATGCATCGTCTCCTATATCCTCTACCGGAGCCACCCCGCAGCGAAACATGGCTCCTCTTGCAATGGGGCATTGATGAAGTTCATCCTACAGAATTGACATCACATGAATCGGCATGACCACTTCTCCATATTGCACAGAGTAATCTACGCGGGAGCTCCTTCTGTCCACATAGCATCC
This genomic window contains:
- the LOC109754590 gene encoding uncharacterized protein — protein: MDVEKAASKGHGFFGLFDWGKSKKSKRRLFTGGGGYSPSQGNSVDGKEVDGSMPSTPSNSILEDGMSMKESSEHSCSSSVIDDEACARRGPTVVARLMGLDSMPAASSSGPYPAPFTGQHTFQAIAHDELIGRSYVGLSSPHKMPSSPIDRFRMEALPPRFAKRTLSVAQHKLFSPVKNPNHVSSRNAADIMEAASRIIGPGAENISSYRVRDAGYSNDVRAFSPTEIVRVQQMSQAARRRDGSASSKPPSGRSLDGSLVTSETSSSARFSQSNGGAPVAPRVKAVSRPSSDFRATNGQGREGVSRSSRKPPTRTDPVHNMVERNGSSQQRQKISSRVGMASSSNVLVQNNTKQNAMGVERKLNPKSATHSQQQRNMHPPNAAPRKAGVTSTRSENSMKGNRKGELQPTNYANRRPNSTAKTIPKPRRLPDEGMRSKKNQPSDKVLTERSPRRVRHNIVIEEQSSFTTNKKKISTEIVSFTFTSPVDKSLHGSQFPHSVEKRSIENWNSLSTSSNTSNTESDTIDGDYLRLLLEQKLRELTSGVRSPYSKPANGVRIYAPSPGLDDTASACDTSSIASTDYDRDSIQSSKDGKDKFPRTDLVLKDDQSSQSVKYDNGFIDQVELEHLHLSPHSTWEASLSTETCSSAESRTNANESRLFSSTEGAATSGSTHYGRVLEVEALSEYSDTASSITATLAETTHPSESSSSCRMEIKFLREILNAISVRDNACSYFERFDSSNILDPHLFEELNGNFRLPVGEEEGKSFGMIRRLLFDCVNEVLSVKCTYYFNAGYSSWFTGMAVLQKLSPEEIYQEMTSLKVAEEWMVDELVYKEMSGPLGSWVDFKTESHEAAKDITAELLESLIDEMVADLLYW